The Strix uralensis isolate ZFMK-TIS-50842 chromosome 23, bStrUra1, whole genome shotgun sequence genome has a segment encoding these proteins:
- the SCNN1D gene encoding epithelial sodium channel subunit delta has protein sequence MEQEVSREEEKKEGLIEFYDSFKDMFEFFCKNTTIHGTIRLVCSDSNRMKTAFWTLLLLASFGMLYWQFALMFSQYWAYPVVLTMSMHSEPKMFPAITICNLDPYRFELVSEHLVQLDHMAEESIAFLYGINTSASLFHMNEKNIHIKDLTSIGNLSRSSFKLSQNFSLLRMSDHNNRSGRKHSSVGFRLCNATGGNCFYKTYSSGMDAILEWYRFHYMNIMSQLPVIINISDHEEQIEDMVYSCQYDGEPCRPSDYVHFHHPVFGSCYTFNSKGTDSFWTATKPGIPYGLSLILRAEQKDHIPLLSTVAGVKVMIHNHNQTPFLEHEGFDIRPGIATTIGIQQDEVNRLGGNYGKCTTNGNDVNVKLLYNNSYTLQACLHSCFQHIMVRKCGCGYYYYPLPPGAEYCDYNKQPAWGHCFYQLYNRLRNHHLNCFDQCPKPCRESLYKVSAGTAKWPSAKSQDWIRQALRHQNGYNSTSNRKDIAKVTIFYQQLNYQSVNESPLLSENLLLSSMGSQWSLWFGSSVLSVVEMFELLIDTLVLSLLFCYQRFRSKKTLKVAHTPTIPSVSLTLENYRVVQEEAGKGDDSAHTHPSGVTIAMDNNSDLHLHPLSSKVEMPELCPDVVLNGFRYTKDSSLEGELKG, from the exons ATGGAGCAGGAGGTGtcaagagaagaagagaagaaagaaggctTGATTGAGTTTTATGATTCCTTCAAGGATATGTTTGAGTTCTTCTGTAAGAACACAACAATCCATGGCACCATCCGCCTTGTATGCTCAGACAGCAATCGgatgaaaacagctttttggaCTCTGCTTTTACTTGCCAGCTTTGGCATGTTATACTGGCAATTTGCGCTTATGTTCAGCCAGTACTGGGCCTACCCTGTTGTCCTGACCATGTCAATGCATTCAGAGCCCAAGATGTTTCCAGCAATTACCATCTGCAATCTGGACCCATACAG GTTTGAACTGGTTAGTGAACATTTGGTTCAGTTGGATCACATGGCAGAGGAATCAATCGCTTTTTTGTATGGCATCAACACATCAGCCAGCTTATTCCACATGAATGAGAAAAACATCCACATAAAAGACTTGACAAGCATAGGCAATCTCAGCAGATCTAGCTTCAAGCTCAGCCAAAACTTCTCACTCTTGAGAATGTCTGACCACAACAACAGGTCAGGGAGGAAGCATTCCAGCGTGGGCTTCAGGCTG TGCAATGCCACAGGTGGGAATTGCTTCTACAAGACCTATTCATCTGGGATGGATGCAATTCTTGAATGGTACAGGTTTCACTACATGAATATCATGTCCCAGCTACCAGTTATAATCAACATTTCTGATCATGAGGAGCAAATAGAAGATATGGTCTACTCCTGTCAGTATGATGGGGAGCCCTGCAGACCCAG TGACTATGTTCACTTTCACCACCCAGTCTTTGGAAGCTGCTATACTTTTAACAGCAAGGGAACAGACTCTTTTTGGACAGCTACAAAACCAGGAATTCCTTACG GACTTTCCCTTAtcctgagagcagagcagaaggatcACATCCCACTCTTGTCTACAGTAGCAGGTGTGAAAGTGATGATACACAACCACAATCAGACACCATTCCTTGAGCACGAAGGCTTTGACATCAGACCAGGCATTGCAACTACCATAGGCATTCAGCAG GATGAGGTGAATCGCCTGGGTGGCAATTATGGGAAATGCACAACTAATGGCAATGATGTGAATGTTAAACTCCTGTACAACAACTCCTACACCCTGCAG GCTTGTTTGCATTCTTGCTTTCAGCACATAATGGTTCGAAAATGTGGCTGTGGCTATTACTACTACCCACTGCCTCCCGGTGCTGAATACTGTGACTACAATAAGCAGCCTGCATGGG GTCACTGCTTTTACCAGCTGTACAACAGGCTCAGAAATCATCACCTGAATTGTTTTGACCAGTGCCCCAAGCCTTGCCG GGAATCGCTGTACAAGGTGTCTGCTGGGACAGCTAAGTGGCCATCAGCAAAGTCTCAG GACTGGATCCGCCAAGCTCTAAGGCATCAGAATGGGTACAACTCTACCAGCAACAG GAAGGATATTGCCAAGGTGACTATCTTCTACCAGCAACTGAACTACCAGTCTGTGAACGAGTCTCCTTTACTCTCA GAGAATCTGCTTCTGTCCAGCATGGGAAGCCAATGGAGTCTCTGGTTTGGATCCTCAGTGCTGTCTGTAGTTGAAATGTTTGAGCTGCTCATAGATACACTGGTcctgtctctcctcttctgctACCAAAGGTTCAGGTCAAAGAAGACGTTGAAAGTAGCTCACACCCCTACCATCCCCAGCGTGAGCTTGACCCTAGAAAACTACCGAGTTGTGCAAGAAGAAGCTGGAAAAGGTGATGATTCTGCTCATACTCACCCTTCTGGAGTGACTATTGCCATGGACAACAACAGTGACCTGCATCTTCACCCACTCTCCAGCAAGGTGGAAATGCCAGAGCTTTGCCCAGATGTGGTGCTTAATGGATTTAGATACACGAAGGACAGCTCTTTGGAAGGGGAACTGAAAGGATAG